In Nonomuraea sp. NBC_00507, the following are encoded in one genomic region:
- a CDS encoding glycoside hydrolase family 36 protein, which produces MTAASGIWQPHDGTPRPPEEMRFQAAGLTFTCTATPFPPPLATAPEPTTAGGDAGQAARAEQGSTSFEDAPDSTGIAPEPGGTMPSSTEPSSTEPGDATPGGAIDAGAGVLGSGEGGGVRWVVAETAPGVLEVRVTPEGGATVRLGWRVPCVDATAFWSADGGEHRGLPPFWRRPRTAALEKNAPVGCLVGAGDVALCTYAAAEVVRPVRTRTGVVEETGEFGFWMEHEAEPGNGVVLRLDLTRRHFATTLAEVAEWWGSRNGLARDVPRAARMPAYSTWYAMQQHVDAASVERQAAPAAELGCEAIIVDDGWHSDDRGRGYGYVGEWEPSRTSFPDISGHVAKVRGEGLAYLLWYALPFVGRHTALWDRVRPYTLAYKEHMDAAIVDPRYPAIRDLLAGHLTRAVREWGMDGLKIDFIDQFAVEDPPPPGPEADCATVNEGVRRLLTQLPGDCLVELRQPYVSPGLWPYATMIRASDCPLSPAHNRQRTVDLRLIAGPLAVHADMLMWHPDESPQRVAAQLINVLFAVPQISVDLTALTPAQEEVLRFWLSFFRDHADVLQRGRFEPARPDLTYPQVTASSGDTVITARYAPLPVRVPEAGTLWLANGDASADVLLQVATPGRARATVVDCRGRTEGDELVDLAPGPVEVTVPEGGLLRLERQGQAGRSRSRS; this is translated from the coding sequence TTGACCGCCGCCTCCGGTATCTGGCAGCCACACGACGGAACGCCACGGCCACCGGAGGAGATGCGCTTCCAGGCGGCCGGCCTCACCTTTACCTGCACGGCCACCCCCTTCCCGCCGCCACTCGCCACCGCTCCGGAGCCGACCACAGCCGGAGGCGACGCGGGCCAAGCGGCCCGAGCTGAGCAGGGCTCGACGTCCTTCGAGGACGCGCCCGACTCCACGGGCATCGCGCCTGAACCCGGCGGCACCATGCCGAGCAGCACCGAGCCGAGCAGCACCGAGCCGGGCGACGCCACGCCGGGCGGCGCGATCGACGCTGGAGCCGGGGTCTTGGGGAGCGGTGAAGGCGGCGGAGTGAGGTGGGTGGTTGCCGAGACTGCCCCAGGCGTGCTGGAGGTGCGGGTCACCCCCGAGGGTGGGGCCACGGTGCGCCTCGGGTGGCGGGTGCCGTGTGTGGACGCGACCGCGTTCTGGAGCGCCGACGGCGGCGAGCATCGCGGATTGCCACCGTTCTGGCGGCGCCCCCGCACGGCGGCTCTGGAGAAGAACGCCCCCGTGGGATGCCTGGTGGGAGCCGGGGACGTGGCGCTGTGCACGTACGCCGCCGCCGAGGTCGTCAGGCCCGTGCGCACCCGCACCGGAGTGGTGGAGGAGACCGGCGAGTTCGGGTTCTGGATGGAGCACGAGGCCGAGCCGGGGAACGGGGTGGTGCTCCGGCTGGACCTGACCCGGCGGCACTTCGCGACGACGCTGGCCGAGGTCGCCGAGTGGTGGGGATCGCGGAACGGCCTGGCCCGTGACGTCCCGCGGGCCGCGCGCATGCCCGCCTACTCCACGTGGTACGCCATGCAGCAACACGTCGACGCCGCGAGCGTGGAGCGGCAGGCGGCCCCGGCGGCCGAGCTGGGCTGCGAGGCGATCATCGTGGACGACGGCTGGCACAGCGACGACCGGGGCCGCGGCTACGGCTACGTCGGTGAATGGGAGCCCTCCCGAACCTCATTTCCTGATATTTCGGGACACGTGGCGAAGGTTCGCGGCGAAGGCCTCGCCTACCTGCTCTGGTACGCCCTGCCGTTCGTCGGCCGCCACACAGCGCTCTGGGACCGCGTGCGACCGTACACGCTGGCCTACAAGGAGCACATGGACGCCGCCATCGTCGACCCGCGCTACCCCGCCATCCGAGACCTGCTCGCCGGCCACCTCACCCGGGCGGTCAGGGAGTGGGGCATGGACGGCCTCAAGATCGACTTCATCGACCAGTTCGCGGTCGAGGACCCGCCGCCGCCGGGCCCCGAGGCCGACTGCGCCACGGTGAACGAGGGCGTGCGCAGGCTCCTCACCCAGTTGCCCGGCGACTGCCTGGTCGAGTTGCGCCAGCCGTACGTGAGCCCGGGCCTGTGGCCGTACGCCACCATGATCCGCGCCTCCGACTGCCCGCTCAGCCCCGCGCACAACCGGCAGCGCACCGTGGACCTGCGCCTGATCGCCGGCCCGCTGGCCGTGCACGCGGACATGCTGATGTGGCACCCGGACGAGAGCCCGCAGCGCGTGGCGGCGCAGCTGATCAACGTGCTGTTCGCGGTCCCGCAGATCTCGGTGGACCTCACCGCGCTGACCCCCGCGCAGGAGGAGGTGCTGCGGTTCTGGTTGTCGTTCTTCAGGGACCATGCCGACGTGCTGCAGCGGGGCCGGTTCGAGCCCGCCCGGCCGGACCTGACCTACCCGCAGGTGACGGCGAGCTCCGGGGACACGGTGATCACCGCCAGGTACGCGCCGCTGCCCGTCCGCGTCCCCGAGGCCGGCACGTTGTGGCTGGCCAACGGCGACGCCTCCGCCGACGTGCTGCTCCAGGTCGCCACGCCGGGCAGGGCCCGGGCCACCGTGGTCGACTGCCGGGGCCGCACCGAAGGCGACGAACTGGTCGACCTCGCCCCCGGGCCTGTGGAGGTCACCGTGCCCGAGGGCGGGCTGCTGCGGCTGGAGCGGCAGGGTCAGGCGGGCCGGAGCCGGTCACGCAGCTGA
- a CDS encoding ROK family transcriptional regulator: MHPRLTSTRAEATVFTMVLTQGPVTRVEIARRSGLSSAAVTKAARPFIEAGYLEELEATERTAPGAGRPASPLTIRANREFFAGVKITDDELIGVVTDLRAQPLVSAHRRLATTSPEGVVEALAELVADLLAGDPAYGERCHWLGLAVSGDVDKALGLVRYSPFLGWRQVPLARLAAEATGLNVTVENDVRSLTVAEQWFGDGVGASSFALVTVGAGIGCGLVANDRVVAGAHGVAGEIGHIPVGGEEPECHCGGRGCVEAIAGSAPIVAAVRAVTGDASLTIDAAIDAAHAGNTAAREVFARAGHAIGLGIAAMANLFGPERIIVTGDVQGLAAYDLFEEQINRSFISQAFGAAADSRLLLRPRTFEQWARGAAAVAIQTLFTSQER; encoded by the coding sequence ATGCATCCTCGGCTCACCAGCACCCGCGCTGAGGCCACCGTCTTCACCATGGTGCTCACCCAGGGTCCGGTGACCCGAGTGGAGATCGCCAGGCGCAGCGGGCTGTCGTCCGCCGCCGTGACCAAGGCCGCCCGCCCGTTCATCGAGGCAGGTTACCTGGAAGAGCTGGAGGCCACGGAGCGTACGGCGCCCGGCGCGGGGCGCCCGGCCAGCCCGCTGACGATCAGGGCCAACCGGGAGTTCTTCGCCGGCGTGAAGATCACCGATGACGAACTCATCGGCGTCGTCACCGACCTGCGGGCCCAGCCCCTGGTGTCGGCGCACCGCCGCCTGGCCACGACCTCCCCCGAGGGCGTCGTCGAGGCGCTGGCCGAGCTGGTCGCCGACCTGCTGGCCGGCGATCCGGCCTACGGCGAGCGCTGTCACTGGCTGGGGCTGGCCGTGTCCGGGGACGTGGACAAGGCGCTCGGGTTGGTGCGGTACTCCCCCTTTCTGGGGTGGCGGCAGGTTCCGCTGGCGCGGCTGGCCGCCGAGGCGACGGGGCTCAACGTCACCGTCGAGAACGACGTCAGATCGCTCACCGTGGCCGAGCAGTGGTTCGGCGACGGCGTGGGGGCGTCGTCGTTCGCGCTGGTCACCGTGGGGGCTGGAATAGGGTGCGGGCTGGTGGCGAACGACCGGGTGGTGGCCGGCGCGCACGGCGTGGCCGGGGAGATCGGGCACATCCCGGTGGGGGGCGAGGAGCCCGAGTGCCACTGCGGCGGGCGCGGCTGCGTCGAGGCCATCGCTGGGAGCGCGCCCATCGTGGCCGCCGTACGCGCCGTCACCGGGGACGCTTCGCTCACCATCGACGCGGCCATCGACGCCGCCCACGCGGGGAATACGGCGGCGCGGGAGGTCTTCGCCCGGGCGGGGCACGCCATCGGGCTGGGCATCGCGGCGATGGCCAATCTGTTCGGGCCCGAGCGGATCATCGTGACCGGCGATGTGCAGGGCCTGGCCGCCTATGACCTGTTCGAGGAGCAGATCAACCGGTCGTTCATCAGCCAGGCGTTCGGCGCGGCCGCCGACTCCCGTCTGCTGCTGCGGCCGCGGACCTTCGAGCAATGGGCGCGCGGCGCGGCCGCGGTCGCCATCCAGACCCTCTTCACCTCCCAGGAGCGCTGA
- a CDS encoding CBM35 domain-containing protein: MRPRARAATLLLALILTLLVAPAAGAEVEHPRQQWLRDSTAGLFLHWGMFTAPRHLDCATWERDVTEGGWTADYWVDEARKLGASYIVLATFHSRLGYARPWPSEIPGSCATKRDLLGELVNAGKAKDVRIILYMTDDPQWHNEQGVETLDSAAYSAYKGRQVDLTTRAGFGMYSYDLFFEVMEKYPELAGFWIDNDNEYWEQNKLYEQIREKRPSWLLSNNNEDTPIMDTVSNEQKTGMTPSYDYPQAAWTPMPRLVEADYKLPTTGDWWYDGGNHPVDFRLSTGRYITNAGSSMKSLMAETPMVNGRFPPQQEAFNAFMSTWVPPIKESLQGTEGGGYMYGGMRPGFWNDGAHGVITVSRDGAAVQYVHVVTRPSTDMVRLRDNGYRVTRVSDLRTGAQMRFSQSGGYLTILGITKWDEYDTVFKVETAGRQFFYDQSTLKATASSAREGHPAGALVDGSFEDYWDSDAQLPVSVTLDLGRARKASYLAVNQREWSPTYARETFGHPEDSARIKDYRVYVSDDGKRWSAPVRTGALPSARGVQAIDLGEQHARYIKLEVLNTWAGPQAPRFVRHLQIDEIQVAHGYPLSPATPVPLEAERQQRSGAARLAPCAACSGGAQVTGLGGGSRNAITYREVTVAEAGDHRIQIDHTTTAATSLSVSVNGAAPVRVAVTGDNAGVPAATALAVPLRAGANTITVFSDAAKGPGIDRVAVAPLPPTSYVPKTTMTVEPSGLQWVGPGQQSMKVSAKLRLDVEDALDQVELAPAVPAGWTVEGGPATVATLRLGQTLEGSWTLTSPPGQDVASADIPIRASFQVLGRPNTVTRQLRVRLRPADRVFMREAEDSRNQLGSAGITNCGPCSGGQKVRNLGGGPDASVLFENVTVDTARQYTLYIDFTVNGQRSYFVTVNGEPPVEVKVSGTGNNTPYTTSVPVTLRAGANTIKIHNDTAAAPDLDRISLG; the protein is encoded by the coding sequence GTGAGACCCCGAGCCCGCGCAGCAACCCTTCTCCTCGCATTGATCCTGACCCTGCTCGTCGCCCCCGCCGCCGGCGCGGAGGTCGAGCACCCCCGCCAGCAATGGTTACGCGACTCCACGGCGGGCCTGTTCCTGCACTGGGGCATGTTCACCGCACCCCGCCATCTCGACTGCGCGACCTGGGAGCGCGACGTCACGGAGGGCGGCTGGACCGCGGACTACTGGGTCGACGAGGCCCGCAAGCTGGGCGCCTCGTACATCGTCCTGGCCACCTTCCACAGCAGGCTCGGCTACGCGCGCCCGTGGCCGTCGGAGATCCCCGGCAGCTGCGCGACGAAGCGGGACCTGCTCGGCGAGCTGGTGAACGCCGGCAAGGCGAAGGACGTCCGGATCATCCTCTACATGACCGACGACCCCCAGTGGCACAACGAGCAGGGGGTGGAGACACTCGACTCCGCCGCCTACTCCGCCTACAAGGGCCGCCAGGTCGATCTGACCACACGCGCCGGGTTTGGCATGTACAGCTATGACCTGTTCTTCGAGGTCATGGAGAAATATCCGGAACTGGCCGGATTCTGGATCGACAACGACAACGAGTACTGGGAGCAGAACAAGCTCTACGAGCAGATCAGGGAGAAGCGGCCGTCCTGGCTGCTGAGCAACAACAACGAGGACACGCCGATCATGGACACGGTCAGCAACGAGCAGAAGACCGGCATGACCCCGTCCTACGACTACCCCCAGGCGGCGTGGACGCCGATGCCGCGCCTGGTGGAGGCCGACTACAAGCTGCCCACCACCGGCGACTGGTGGTACGACGGCGGCAACCACCCCGTGGACTTCCGGCTCAGCACCGGCCGCTACATCACCAACGCCGGCTCGTCGATGAAGTCGCTGATGGCCGAGACCCCCATGGTGAACGGCCGCTTCCCGCCGCAGCAGGAGGCGTTCAACGCCTTCATGTCCACATGGGTGCCCCCGATCAAGGAGTCGCTGCAGGGCACCGAGGGCGGCGGCTACATGTACGGCGGCATGCGGCCCGGCTTCTGGAACGACGGCGCCCACGGCGTGATCACCGTCTCCCGCGACGGCGCCGCGGTCCAGTACGTGCACGTGGTGACCAGGCCCAGCACGGACATGGTGCGGCTGCGCGACAACGGCTACCGGGTGACCCGGGTGAGCGACCTGCGCACCGGCGCGCAGATGCGCTTCAGTCAGTCCGGCGGTTACCTGACGATCCTCGGCATCACCAAGTGGGACGAGTACGACACGGTGTTCAAGGTCGAGACGGCCGGCCGGCAGTTCTTCTACGACCAGTCCACCCTCAAGGCCACCGCCTCGTCGGCGCGCGAGGGGCACCCGGCCGGCGCCCTCGTGGACGGCAGCTTCGAGGACTACTGGGACAGCGACGCGCAGCTCCCAGTGTCGGTGACGCTGGACCTCGGCCGCGCGCGCAAGGCGTCCTACCTGGCGGTCAACCAGCGCGAATGGTCGCCCACGTACGCCAGGGAGACGTTCGGGCACCCGGAGGACTCCGCACGGATCAAGGACTACCGGGTCTATGTGAGCGACGACGGCAAGCGGTGGAGCGCGCCCGTGCGCACCGGCGCGCTGCCCAGCGCGCGCGGCGTGCAGGCCATCGACCTCGGCGAGCAGCATGCCCGCTACATCAAACTGGAGGTGCTGAACACCTGGGCAGGCCCGCAGGCGCCGCGCTTCGTCCGCCACTTGCAGATCGACGAGATCCAGGTGGCGCACGGCTACCCGCTGTCGCCGGCCACCCCCGTGCCGCTGGAGGCCGAACGCCAGCAGCGGTCCGGCGCGGCCAGGCTCGCCCCGTGCGCGGCGTGCTCCGGCGGCGCGCAGGTCACCGGGCTGGGTGGCGGCTCGCGCAACGCGATCACGTACCGCGAGGTGACGGTCGCCGAGGCCGGTGATCACCGGATCCAGATCGACCACACCACCACCGCGGCCACCTCGCTGTCGGTCTCGGTCAACGGCGCCGCCCCTGTCAGGGTGGCGGTCACCGGGGACAACGCGGGCGTTCCCGCCGCCACGGCACTCGCCGTGCCGCTGCGCGCGGGAGCCAACACGATCACGGTGTTCAGTGACGCCGCCAAGGGTCCGGGCATCGACAGAGTCGCGGTCGCGCCCCTGCCACCCACCTCGTACGTGCCCAAGACCACTATGACCGTCGAGCCGTCCGGGCTGCAGTGGGTCGGCCCCGGACAGCAGTCGATGAAGGTGTCGGCCAAGCTGCGCCTGGACGTCGAGGACGCGCTCGACCAGGTCGAGCTGGCCCCCGCCGTCCCCGCCGGGTGGACGGTCGAGGGCGGCCCGGCCACGGTGGCCACCCTGCGGCTCGGGCAGACGCTGGAGGGCTCCTGGACGCTCACCTCGCCGCCCGGCCAGGACGTCGCCTCGGCCGACATCCCGATCAGGGCGTCGTTCCAGGTGCTCGGCCGGCCGAACACGGTCACCAGGCAGCTCCGGGTCCGGTTGCGCCCCGCCGACCGCGTGTTCATGCGCGAGGCCGAAGACTCCCGCAACCAGCTCGGCAGCGCGGGCATCACCAACTGCGGGCCGTGCTCGGGCGGGCAGAAGGTACGCAACCTCGGCGGCGGACCGGACGCCTCCGTGTTGTTCGAGAACGTCACGGTGGACACGGCCCGCCAGTACACGCTGTACATCGACTTCACCGTCAACGGCCAGCGTTCGTACTTCGTGACCGTCAACGGCGAGCCGCCGGTCGAGGTAAAGGTGAGCGGCACCGGCAACAACACCCCCTACACCACGTCCGTGCCGGTCACCCTGCGGGCGGGGGCCAACACCATCAAGATTCACAACGACACGGCGGCGGCGCCCGACCTGGACCGGATCTCCCTGGGCTGA
- a CDS encoding PQQ-dependent sugar dehydrogenase, producing the protein MNFSKSRACAIACLLVMGMAALPAAAAPIRYEAENATISQGAVESNHTGYSGTGFVNGTNVAGSYTEWTINAPAAGTATLAFRYANGTGADRPSDIAVNGTTVAASRSFPATASWATWATLTLTAPVVAGANRIRATAASAGGNPNWDYLDAEAPAAAFTDYQAETATISQGAVESNHAGFTGSGFVNYANLTGSYVEFSVSAAAAGTQTLTFRYANGTTADRPMTITVNGTAVATARSFPSTGAWATWQEVTLDAPLTAGANTVRATATTDGGGPNLDRLRVTGPGDTEKPTSPGQPVCSAVAHNALTLDWPPATDNIGVVAYDIYHQGQQIATAPAPPYRLTGLTPDFGYQLSVFARDASGNVSLSSPEANCRTLPAPADDPPSQPGQPTVSGVQATSATVTWGASTDDNGVRAYLVRDHATNAVLATVTGTPPATTATVPLECARTYQVHVVARDSANQLSTPSAPSASFATGTCGTVPQTPTSVAGGWDVPWDISWAPDGTFALVTERDTFRVFKVTPSGTKTQVGTVPNTQTTNGEGGLMGLDFSPTWNGTTDQDVFFMHTASEGNRIAKMSFNGTTLSGYAGVLQGIDKNRYHNGGRIRFGPDGYLYVATGDAQQTSNAPDLDSLNGKILRITKTGAAAPGNPFGTRVYSYGHRNPQGLAWDSAGRLWSSELGNSSRDELNLILPGRNYGWPTCEGTCSVSGMTNPKHTWGVAEASPSGIAIVNNTVFMAALRGQRLWRIVLNGENVSTVNSYFNGTYGRLRAVEKVPGASAIWFGSTNSDNNGDGSADTIRRSTIQ; encoded by the coding sequence ATGAACTTCAGCAAGTCCCGGGCCTGCGCCATCGCCTGCTTACTCGTCATGGGAATGGCCGCCCTCCCCGCCGCCGCGGCACCCATTCGGTACGAGGCCGAGAACGCGACGATCTCCCAGGGAGCCGTCGAGTCCAACCACACCGGCTACTCCGGCACCGGCTTCGTCAACGGCACCAACGTCGCCGGCTCGTACACCGAATGGACGATCAACGCGCCCGCCGCCGGCACCGCCACGCTCGCCTTCCGCTACGCCAACGGCACCGGCGCCGACCGCCCCAGCGACATCGCGGTCAACGGCACGACCGTGGCGGCGAGTCGGTCCTTCCCCGCCACCGCGAGCTGGGCCACCTGGGCCACGCTCACGCTGACCGCGCCGGTCGTCGCAGGCGCGAACAGGATCAGGGCCACCGCCGCGAGCGCGGGCGGCAACCCCAACTGGGACTACCTGGACGCCGAGGCCCCGGCCGCCGCGTTCACCGACTACCAGGCGGAGACCGCGACGATCTCCCAGGGCGCCGTCGAGTCCAACCACGCCGGATTCACCGGCTCCGGATTCGTCAACTACGCCAACCTGACCGGCTCCTACGTCGAGTTCAGCGTCAGCGCCGCCGCGGCCGGCACCCAGACCCTGACCTTCCGCTACGCCAACGGCACCACCGCCGACCGGCCCATGACCATCACCGTCAACGGCACCGCGGTCGCCACCGCCCGGTCCTTCCCCAGCACCGGCGCCTGGGCGACGTGGCAGGAGGTCACCCTGGACGCGCCGCTCACCGCGGGCGCCAACACGGTCCGGGCCACGGCCACCACCGACGGCGGCGGGCCCAACCTCGACCGGCTCCGGGTCACCGGCCCCGGCGACACCGAGAAGCCCACCTCGCCGGGGCAGCCGGTCTGCTCCGCCGTCGCGCACAACGCCCTGACGCTGGACTGGCCGCCGGCCACCGACAACATCGGCGTGGTGGCGTACGACATCTACCACCAGGGCCAGCAGATCGCGACCGCTCCGGCGCCGCCGTACCGGCTGACCGGGCTCACCCCCGACTTCGGCTACCAGCTGTCGGTGTTCGCCCGCGACGCCTCCGGCAACGTGTCGCTGAGCAGCCCCGAGGCGAACTGCCGCACGCTGCCCGCGCCCGCCGACGACCCGCCGTCGCAACCCGGGCAGCCCACGGTCAGCGGCGTGCAGGCCACCTCGGCCACCGTGACCTGGGGCGCCTCCACCGACGACAACGGGGTGCGCGCCTACCTGGTCCGCGACCACGCCACCAACGCCGTGCTCGCCACCGTGACCGGCACCCCGCCCGCGACCACGGCCACGGTGCCGCTGGAATGCGCCCGCACCTACCAGGTGCACGTCGTGGCGCGCGACAGCGCCAACCAGCTGTCCACGCCGAGCGCGCCGTCCGCGTCCTTCGCCACCGGCACCTGCGGTACGGTGCCGCAGACGCCCACCAGCGTCGCCGGCGGCTGGGACGTGCCGTGGGACATCTCCTGGGCGCCCGACGGGACGTTCGCGCTGGTGACCGAGCGCGACACGTTCCGGGTCTTCAAGGTGACCCCGTCGGGGACGAAGACGCAGGTCGGCACCGTGCCCAACACGCAAACCACCAACGGCGAGGGCGGCCTGATGGGCCTGGACTTCTCGCCCACCTGGAACGGCACCACCGACCAGGACGTGTTCTTCATGCACACCGCGTCCGAAGGCAACCGCATCGCCAAGATGAGCTTCAACGGCACCACCCTCAGCGGCTACGCCGGCGTCCTGCAGGGCATCGACAAGAACCGCTACCACAACGGCGGGCGCATCAGATTCGGCCCCGACGGCTACCTGTACGTCGCCACCGGCGACGCCCAGCAGACCAGCAACGCCCCTGACCTGGACTCGCTCAACGGCAAGATCCTGCGCATCACCAAGACCGGCGCCGCCGCGCCCGGCAACCCGTTCGGCACCCGCGTCTACAGCTACGGCCACCGCAACCCGCAGGGCCTGGCCTGGGACTCGGCCGGCCGCCTGTGGTCGTCGGAGCTCGGTAACTCCTCGCGCGACGAGCTCAACCTCATCCTGCCGGGCCGCAACTACGGCTGGCCCACCTGCGAGGGCACCTGCAGCGTGTCCGGCATGACGAACCCCAAGCACACCTGGGGCGTCGCCGAGGCCTCGCCGAGCGGCATCGCCATCGTGAACAACACGGTCTTCATGGCCGCGCTGCGCGGCCAGCGGCTGTGGCGCATCGTGCTCAACGGCGAGAACGTCTCGACGGTCAATTCGTACTTCAACGGCACGTACGGCAGGCTCCGCGCGGTCGAGAAGGTGCCCGGCGCCAGCGCCATCTGGTTCGGCTCCACCAACTCCGACAACAACGGCGACGGCTCCGCCGACACGATCCGCCGTTCCACCATCCAGTAA
- a CDS encoding carbohydrate-binding protein — protein MTQPLSRRRFGLLLGAAAAVPLLPARPAFAAPTLLPSGMTWQLMWSPSASANGMGAWESIEDDRADSHPAGAPHIRPDGDNYRFTMHMVDRDTSTDRQRHEVTGNRTSSSSYLSWKTGELWRVTYSMYIPSTLKATTTFTHIFQTKMPGSGTSPITVTSLRRVDGRQTIEHKIFEPNILVGRTDLEPLHNKWIDIDYEIKIGDGSAGAVRWVVRNGGTTVVDATTTGVDTFLGDRVRPKWGIYRSLGDTSGSLQDCHLLLTRLRSYKAVPGGGGGVTRYEAENATISQGVVESNHTGFSGTGFVNGDNAAGSYVEWTVNGAAGAATLRIRYANGTTAGRPATITVNGATVAADQPFNGTGAWTTWATAAVPVTLRSGANTVRITANTAGGNPNLDYIEVAQ, from the coding sequence ATGACACAACCCTTGTCCCGTCGCCGCTTCGGACTCCTGCTCGGCGCGGCCGCCGCCGTGCCTCTCCTGCCCGCGCGCCCCGCGTTCGCGGCGCCCACCCTGCTCCCGTCGGGGATGACGTGGCAGCTGATGTGGTCGCCGTCGGCCTCGGCCAACGGCATGGGGGCGTGGGAGAGCATCGAGGACGACCGTGCGGACTCCCATCCGGCGGGCGCGCCCCACATCCGCCCCGACGGCGACAACTATCGCTTCACCATGCACATGGTCGACCGCGACACCAGCACGGACCGGCAGCGGCACGAGGTGACCGGCAACCGTACCTCCAGCAGTAGCTACCTGTCCTGGAAGACCGGCGAGTTGTGGCGGGTCACGTACTCGATGTACATCCCGAGCACGCTCAAGGCCACCACGACCTTCACCCACATCTTCCAGACCAAGATGCCCGGCTCGGGGACGTCGCCGATCACGGTCACCTCGCTGCGCCGGGTGGACGGACGGCAGACCATCGAGCACAAGATCTTCGAGCCGAACATCCTGGTCGGGCGGACCGATCTGGAGCCGCTGCACAACAAGTGGATCGACATCGACTACGAGATCAAGATCGGTGACGGCTCGGCCGGCGCGGTCCGGTGGGTCGTCAGGAACGGCGGCACCACGGTGGTGGACGCGACGACGACGGGCGTGGACACGTTCCTCGGCGACCGGGTGCGGCCCAAGTGGGGCATCTACCGGTCGCTGGGCGACACGTCGGGCTCGCTGCAGGACTGCCATCTGCTGCTGACGAGACTCAGGTCGTACAAGGCCGTCCCGGGCGGCGGCGGGGGCGTCACGCGTTACGAGGCGGAGAACGCGACGATCTCGCAGGGCGTGGTCGAGTCCAACCATACGGGCTTCTCCGGCACGGGTTTCGTCAACGGAGACAACGCGGCGGGCTCGTACGTCGAGTGGACCGTCAACGGCGCCGCCGGAGCGGCGACCCTCAGGATCCGCTACGCCAACGGCACCACCGCCGGGCGCCCGGCGACGATCACCGTCAACGGCGCCACGGTCGCCGCCGACCAGCCCTTCAACGGCACCGGCGCCTGGACCACGTGGGCCACCGCCGCAGTGCCCGTGACCCTGCGTTCGGGCGCCAACACGGTGCGGATCACCGCGAACACCGCGGGCGGCAATCCGAACCTGGACTACATCGAGGTCGCGCAATGA
- a CDS encoding VOC family protein, producing the protein MEVLSSRVLLRPKDLGRSRRFYAETLGLAVYREFGPADHPGTVFFLGQGFLELSGHSDAGAGPAVSLWLQVRDAAGEEERLRQAGVTMLREARLEPWGLVESWIADPDGHRIVLVEVPPDHPLRRDPR; encoded by the coding sequence ATGGAAGTGCTGAGCAGCCGCGTGCTGCTGCGTCCGAAGGATCTCGGGCGCAGCCGCCGCTTCTATGCCGAGACGCTCGGATTGGCCGTCTATCGCGAGTTCGGCCCGGCCGACCACCCAGGGACGGTGTTCTTCCTGGGCCAGGGATTCCTCGAGCTCTCCGGGCACAGCGACGCCGGGGCCGGCCCGGCGGTGTCGCTCTGGCTGCAGGTACGCGATGCGGCGGGCGAGGAGGAACGCCTGCGCCAGGCGGGCGTCACCATGCTGAGGGAGGCCCGCCTGGAGCCGTGGGGGCTCGTCGAGTCGTGGATCGCGGACCCTGACGGCCATCGCATCGTCCTGGTCGAGGTGCCGCCCGACCATCCTCTGCGCCGCGATCCGCGCTGA
- a CDS encoding MarR family winged helix-turn-helix transcriptional regulator, giving the protein MSNDRPAPPVTSPSIILLTLARRIETELNAALSPLELTVSRLGLLGHIAVVPGVSFSDLARMSGTTVQSVHTAVKALVGAGLVHDHTARAGSASAIEVTPEGARLLEAAKEAVAEVDERMFGPDADPVQRQIGQAVLAAFAL; this is encoded by the coding sequence GTGAGCAACGACCGTCCCGCCCCGCCCGTGACGAGCCCTTCCATCATCCTGCTGACGCTGGCCCGCCGCATCGAGACCGAGCTCAACGCCGCCCTCTCGCCGCTGGAGCTCACCGTCAGCAGGCTCGGGCTGCTCGGTCACATCGCCGTGGTGCCCGGGGTGTCGTTCAGCGACTTGGCCCGGATGTCGGGCACCACGGTGCAGAGCGTGCACACCGCGGTGAAGGCGTTGGTCGGCGCGGGACTGGTGCACGATCACACCGCCCGCGCCGGCTCCGCCTCGGCGATCGAGGTCACGCCTGAGGGCGCCCGTCTCCTCGAGGCGGCGAAGGAGGCGGTGGCCGAGGTGGACGAGCGCATGTTCGGCCCGGACGCCGATCCCGTGCAGCGGCAGATCGGACAGGCGGTGCTGGCCGCCTTCGCGCTCTGA